The window ACTGCTATGTCCTAGTTTAAACGATTTTAGTGCATAGATCTTTTTTCAGAAGACAAAGCTCATAGTGTTTTACACTCGACCTATCTACGTAAACAAACGTCAATGTTGCCTATATAATTGCGTTGTCCGACCTAGCtcctaacacacacacaaacacacacacacacacacacacacacacacacacacacacacacacacacgcacgcacgcacgcacgcacacacgcacgcacgcacacacacacacagagtattGTCAGAGCCGTTTAGACGGCTCTGAGTATTGCAATAGCCTCGGTATACAGACCTGCGCAGACATACGGGTACTGTGTGTCCCCGCCTATCGGTACCGCACTGACCCATAATAATAATTGTCAAAGTACCAAAACAGTTACAACACATATTTAAATCTTATTATACCATACAAGCCAAAACAAACGTACTGATTGCAGGCTAGTGCTATAAACACACGGTTGAAGCCTTCACAAAATATTCTTAATAGACACTCCGTGTCAATTGCACCATCATTGCATCACGAAATAAAAATGTAATGCGATTTAACAAAAATGATTAAGAGTAACAACGGTCATGATAGAATTAAGCCTTCTACAAGTGAAATACCAGAAAATACCAACATCAAGTATTAAAATCAGTTTTTCTGGATTCATAATAAAAGTCATTTCTCATTTCTCTTCTCGTTGCTCTTTGCAATTGGCATATGTTCAACAGCAAACTGACATCTCACTCTCTGATTACGATCAAGTTCTTCTCCAGAGGTAAACGACAGCTGTCTAGTCTGTGCATCAATGACAAGATACTGACGTCGTTTCATGTACGCAGTCTTTCTCAACACGTGCAACGAATCCTTTTCCCAACGAGAAACGGGTGCCAAACGGCGGGTACTCGGAAACTCCACGTAGAATCGAGCGTAAGCGTTGGGATAAGGAACGCTGGTGACAAGACAAACCTTGCTCTCGTCTGTCGAGTCTGCGCACAAGTATAACTTGGTGTCGTCTACTTTGCAGTAGATGTAAAATCCGAAGTCTGGATCTTCCATAGGATCGCAGTCATCGTCTGGATCGCGGTCGAGACATTTCAAACTGGTCTCGCGACGCCGTGGGACTTCGATAAAGAATTGGAACTCGACATCCGTCGTTCCGACCTCGTAGACAGTGCGTTTGTCGCCTGCTTCTAGTCTTGCGTTCTCGATGCTTCTGTTGTCCGTTTGTTCTGAGTGTTGTTGTTCTTCGGGTTGCTCTTTGTCTTCATCGGTGTTTTCAAGTTGCCGTTTCGTGTTGCCATGCTTGCTTGGAGGTTGCGATgttgtagtacatgtacatctcaGACAGTAGTTGCCAGCTCCGATCAAAAATGGTCCGCCTATAAAACAATGAACGAAATATTTTGCAGCGTGGTCTGTACTGCAGCATGTGTGCACTGACACTAATCTCGGTAAACTTTTatattcagacagacaaatggataaagaaaaatgacagaaattaattaatgagaatAAAAGTAAGCAGGCAAAACAGTAAAACGATTAAAAAACAagctgtaaacaaacaaaactagaCACACACTAAACCACAATCGTTTTAGTACAAGCTGATGGACCAACGTTTGATTGACCTCTTCCAAGAAAACAAGGTATAGGTAATAATTACCTATGGCACAATTTACCGCCAAAATGGCTAAATTTTGTATAACATTACAAAGCAAATATGGGCATGCCAAATTGATCTTGATATTGTACTTCAGGAAATATTGTCTTGCAAAATTATTATATGTGGTTTCTTGTAAGAATTTATGATTACCTGCAGCGATTACTGGGCGTGACTCAGCCATCTTTTCATTCACG of the Corticium candelabrum chromosome 7, ooCorCand1.1, whole genome shotgun sequence genome contains:
- the LOC134182776 gene encoding uncharacterized protein LOC134182776 yields the protein MEDPDFGFYIYCKVDDTKLYLCADSTDESKVCLVTSVPYPNAYARFYVEFPSTRRLAPVSRWEKDSLHVLRKTAYMKRRQYLVIDAQTRQLSFTSGEELDRNQRVRCQFAVEHMPIAKSNEKRNEK